In a genomic window of Candidatus Thiothrix sulfatifontis:
- a CDS encoding GGDEF domain-containing protein produces the protein MNKKKLSASLHTSPLIIQGQITFLSRHGATWLWGNAFAATLFVLLRWAESTENMALLLVWFAAILAMNVMRWLFGQHFLPSQHYSSEELQELGQRYLVYSTLISALWGVSGFILFSFDPSMQAVHVLLLAGAIVAAMPVLALSSLALYLQIGAILLPIALNLLLLGGTAQQSLALAIALLGVLLAMVSRSITGLLNDLHSAQIQVQEQAHTDPVTQISNRRFFDTTFKMEWRRATRDAKPLSLLMIDVDHFKRYNDQHGHQAGDQCLQIIAQCIKAVARRASDVVARHGGEEFVILLPDTHLEDAALLAERVRKSVEDQRIPHSDGAIPRIVTISIGVSSCTPNAVHEAPSLHDTAVVYPAMLLNAADRALYRAKRNGRNQIARESCGEGIIKLPMPQTATTHAA, from the coding sequence ATGAATAAGAAAAAACTCAGCGCATCCTTACACACATCGCCCCTGATTATTCAGGGACAGATAACCTTCCTCTCGCGGCACGGGGCGACTTGGCTGTGGGGAAACGCGTTTGCGGCGACGCTGTTTGTATTATTGCGCTGGGCGGAAAGCACCGAAAACATGGCGTTACTGCTAGTGTGGTTCGCTGCGATTTTAGCCATGAATGTGATGCGCTGGTTGTTCGGACAACACTTCTTACCCTCCCAACATTATTCCAGTGAGGAATTACAAGAGTTAGGGCAACGCTACTTGGTGTATTCCACCCTCATTAGTGCCTTGTGGGGCGTGTCAGGTTTCATCTTGTTCTCATTTGACCCCTCGATGCAAGCGGTGCATGTGTTGTTGTTGGCGGGGGCAATTGTTGCCGCCATGCCCGTGTTGGCGCTTTCCAGTTTGGCTTTATACTTGCAAATCGGTGCCATTCTGTTGCCGATTGCCTTGAATTTATTGTTGCTGGGCGGCACTGCGCAACAATCACTGGCGCTGGCAATCGCGTTGCTAGGTGTTTTATTGGCAATGGTATCGCGTTCGATCACTGGCTTGTTGAATGATTTGCACAGCGCCCAGATTCAAGTCCAAGAACAGGCGCACACCGACCCCGTTACGCAGATTTCTAACCGGCGTTTTTTCGACACAACCTTTAAAATGGAATGGCGGCGTGCCACTCGCGACGCAAAACCCCTGTCACTGTTAATGATTGATGTCGATCATTTCAAACGTTACAACGACCAGCACGGGCATCAAGCGGGCGATCAATGCCTGCAAATTATCGCGCAGTGCATTAAAGCAGTGGCACGGCGGGCATCGGATGTTGTGGCGCGTCACGGCGGTGAAGAATTCGTGATTTTATTGCCGGATACGCATTTGGAAGATGCCGCTTTATTGGCAGAGCGTGTGCGCAAGAGTGTGGAAGATCAACGCATACCGCATTCGGATGGCGCAATTCCGCGCATTGTGACGATCAGCATTGGCGTGTCCAGTTGCACACCAAATGCGGTGCATGAAGCGCCATCGTTGCATGATACTGCGGTGGTTTACCCGGCGATGCTTTTGAATGCCGCCGATCGCGCGCTTTACCGCGCCAAACGTAACGGACGCAACCAAATTGCCAGGGAAAGTTGTGGCGAAGGCATTATCAAGTTGCCCATGCCACAAACCGCCACCACCCACGCCGCTTAA
- the tsaE gene encoding tRNA (adenosine(37)-N6)-threonylcarbamoyltransferase complex ATPase subunit type 1 TsaE encodes MNNWQQVDDEAAMLALGASVAQQFPSGGLITLHGDLGAGKTTLVRGLLRALGYTGNVKSPTYTLVEPYYLAGRDIFHFDLYRLAEPEELEYMGIRDYLRSDALCLVEWPEKAAGILPKADLRIHIRYCGEAREIFLEEFSYFNHDVSA; translated from the coding sequence ATGAATAACTGGCAACAGGTCGATGACGAAGCCGCGATGCTTGCACTGGGCGCCAGCGTTGCCCAACAATTCCCTAGCGGCGGTCTGATTACGCTACACGGTGATTTGGGGGCGGGTAAAACCACGCTGGTTCGCGGTCTGTTACGCGCCTTGGGGTACACGGGCAATGTCAAAAGTCCCACTTATACCTTGGTTGAACCCTATTATCTGGCGGGACGCGACATTTTTCACTTCGATCTGTACCGTTTAGCTGAACCAGAGGAGTTGGAATACATGGGTATCCGCGATTATTTGCGCTCGGATGCACTCTGTCTGGTGGAATGGCCTGAAAAGGCCGCTGGGATCCTGCCCAAGGCGGATTTGCGTATTCACATACGCTACTGCGGTGAGGCGCGAGAAATCTTTTTAGAAGAGTTTAGCTATTTTAATCATGATGTTAGCGCGTAA
- the nadA gene encoding quinolinate synthase NadA — protein sequence MSKPITIPLIKVPLTAHIEALNPHYNPEQKRLVKEQIKQKLREQDAVLVAHYYVERDLQELAEETGGYVSDSLDMARFGNEHPAKTLIVAGVRFMGETAKILNPEKRVLMPTLEAECSLDLECPADQFIPFCDEHPDRTVVVYSNTSAEVKARADYVVTSSIAVDLVTWLDEQGKKILWAPDKHLGRYIQRLTGADMLLWQAACVVHDEFKFRALGEMLEKYPDAGVLVHPESPEEVIRLADAVGSTSQLIKAAQTLPHQRFIVATDSGIFYKMQQAAPGKEFIAAPTMGEGATCKSCAHCPWMAMNGLHNLLSVLETGGNEILVEENVRVNALRSTQRMLDFAKMRR from the coding sequence ATGAGCAAACCAATTACCATTCCGCTGATTAAAGTGCCGCTCACGGCACACATTGAAGCGCTGAATCCGCATTATAACCCTGAGCAAAAGCGTCTGGTTAAAGAGCAAATTAAACAAAAGCTCAGGGAACAAGACGCGGTATTGGTGGCGCATTACTATGTCGAACGCGATTTGCAGGAATTAGCCGAAGAAACGGGCGGTTATGTTTCCGACTCATTGGATATGGCACGCTTTGGCAATGAACACCCTGCGAAAACCCTGATTGTAGCGGGTGTGCGTTTCATGGGCGAAACCGCCAAAATTCTCAATCCAGAAAAGCGCGTGCTAATGCCGACCTTGGAAGCCGAATGTTCCTTGGATTTGGAATGTCCCGCTGACCAGTTTATCCCGTTTTGCGACGAACACCCCGACCGCACTGTGGTGGTGTATTCCAATACCAGTGCTGAGGTCAAAGCCCGCGCCGATTACGTGGTGACCTCAAGTATCGCGGTCGATTTGGTCACATGGTTGGATGAACAGGGTAAGAAAATCCTGTGGGCACCCGACAAGCACTTAGGGCGTTATATTCAACGCTTGACCGGGGCAGATATGTTGCTGTGGCAAGCGGCTTGCGTGGTGCATGACGAATTCAAATTTCGGGCATTGGGCGAGATGTTGGAGAAATACCCTGATGCAGGCGTCTTGGTGCACCCTGAATCCCCGGAAGAGGTTATTCGGTTGGCGGATGCGGTGGGTTCCACCTCGCAATTGATCAAAGCTGCGCAAACGTTGCCCCATCAGCGTTTTATTGTGGCGACGGATAGCGGGATTTTTTACAAAATGCAGCAAGCGGCACCCGGTAAAGAGTTTATTGCTGCGCCCACTATGGGCGAGGGAGCAACTTGCAAAAGTTGTGCGCATTGCCCGTGGATGGCGATGAATGGCTTACACAATCTGCTAAGCGTATTGGAGACCGGGGGCAATGAAATTTTGGTGGAAGAAAATGTGCGCGTAAACGCCTTGCGCTCAACCCAGCGGATGCTGGATTTTGCCAAGATGCGCCGCTAA
- a CDS encoding trypsin-like peptidase domain-containing protein produces the protein MTDTYSHSYRNWVKAALLITVITPYLSGCNSSSTTALDNTNNTPVTPTIVAAAAAVTTAVTTATASTAMATPMPQPATAAAPSVDAPAIAAATVTNSATTTSQRFSLVSSSGQVVDSSSLNQTKTVSIGSSGAAGRPEASGALGADTMPLTDTELAAIKTTTPTAAARIINESILGFDSRFHVNPYGYPQRAVSLITYNGSTHCTGWLVSADTLVTAGHCVHSGGANGRWGSPSAFKIYPGFSDGYAPYGSCQPRETYSSYGWITSADSDADVGVIKLDCAIGKATGYFSYFVAAQTDNTAITINGYPGDKADANEQWGSTGVIARSTPAKLYYDNDTTGGMSGAPIWLQHNDTAWSLGIHTNGESLLSPGTNAGTRISQDVFDLITAVKELP, from the coding sequence ATGACGGACACATATTCTCATTCTTATAGAAACTGGGTAAAGGCTGCATTATTAATTACAGTAATTACCCCTTACTTAAGTGGGTGCAACAGCAGTAGCACCACGGCTCTGGATAATACCAATAACACGCCTGTCACACCGACAATCGTAGCGGCAGCGGCAGCGGTAACGACAGCGGTAACGACAGCGACAGCCTCAACAGCAATGGCAACACCTATGCCCCAACCAGCAACCGCAGCGGCACCGAGCGTGGATGCACCTGCTATTGCCGCAGCAACCGTTACCAACTCTGCTACCACTACCAGTCAACGCTTCAGTCTTGTTTCCAGTAGCGGTCAAGTGGTTGACTCCAGTAGTTTAAACCAGACGAAAACCGTCTCTATAGGCTCAAGCGGTGCAGCGGGCAGACCGGAAGCATCCGGTGCGCTGGGCGCTGATACAATGCCACTGACGGATACGGAACTGGCAGCCATCAAAACCACAACACCCACCGCCGCCGCACGTATCATTAACGAATCCATATTGGGATTTGATAGCCGTTTCCATGTCAACCCCTATGGTTACCCACAACGGGCAGTATCCTTAATCACCTACAATGGCAGTACCCATTGTACTGGCTGGTTGGTCAGTGCCGATACCTTGGTAACAGCCGGACACTGCGTCCATAGTGGCGGCGCTAATGGGCGCTGGGGTTCACCGAGTGCTTTCAAAATTTACCCTGGATTCTCTGACGGTTATGCGCCCTACGGCTCTTGCCAACCCCGTGAAACCTATTCCTCTTATGGCTGGATTACCTCAGCAGACAGTGATGCGGATGTTGGGGTTATCAAACTCGATTGCGCTATCGGTAAAGCAACCGGCTATTTCAGCTATTTTGTCGCCGCACAAACGGATAATACGGCGATTACCATCAATGGCTACCCCGGTGATAAAGCGGACGCTAATGAACAATGGGGCAGCACTGGGGTGATTGCACGCTCAACCCCGGCAAAACTTTATTACGATAACGACACGACCGGCGGCATGAGCGGCGCACCCATTTGGTTACAACACAATGATACCGCGTGGTCATTAGGCATTCACACCAACGGTGAAAGCTTATTGTCTCCCGGCACCAATGCGGGCACGCGCATTTCTCAAGATGTGTTCGACCTCATTACTGCCGTCAAAGAACTGCCATAA
- a CDS encoding 3D domain-containing protein: MFTVKRLLTVVLLTINMVGIASAGQKRPNSLHVTATAYNSVPAQTDNTPDIAAWGDRLTPGLKAIAISRDLLKQHGLRYGDKVKIKSPDGEYLDGEYIVMDKMNARWRKKIDIYMGIDVRKAKRWGKRNVSIHW, encoded by the coding sequence ATGTTTACTGTAAAACGTCTCCTGACAGTGGTTCTTCTAACCATTAACATGGTTGGAATCGCCTCGGCTGGGCAGAAACGGCCAAACAGCCTTCATGTAACCGCGACTGCTTATAATTCAGTTCCTGCACAAACGGATAACACTCCAGACATCGCCGCATGGGGCGATCGCTTAACACCTGGCTTAAAAGCCATCGCCATTTCCAGAGATTTGTTGAAACAACACGGCCTCAGATACGGCGATAAAGTAAAAATCAAAAGCCCCGATGGTGAATACCTCGACGGCGAATACATCGTTATGGATAAAATGAATGCCCGCTGGCGCAAAAAAATCGACATTTACATGGGGATAGACGTGCGCAAAGCAAAACGTTGGGGAAAACGCAACGTTAGCATTCACTGGTAA
- a CDS encoding N-acetylmuramoyl-L-alanine amidase, translating to MNSKQLSRRGFILKLGALAGAVASGFKSVSALAAEAVAGRLTGANLSGTADKLNFLLQLDAPIAYKVFTLDKPDRVVIDLKNTTMQGKLKQGAHDRKPITGIRYSDREDGSLRVVLDVAERVAVKSLLSVDGVNHLLTVSLSPTGKGSSGSGKSKTPKKSAPEADKPAGSEPSKGKFIVVIDPGHGGKDPGAVGANGTQEKEVVLQVARKLKARIDREKGMKAILTRDSDKFIPLRERMDIAHKHKADLFVSVHADANPSSRVSGSSVYILSENGASSEAARVLAESENSYELKFGGRHTSDRIASVLLDLSQNAMMDRSLSLAKGVLNELTKVNNPLRRRVESARFVVLRSPDIPSMLVETAFISNPTEEKRLRTAEYQQKLASAMFQGIKRYQIAYADSGRANT from the coding sequence ATGAACAGCAAACAATTGAGCCGCCGAGGTTTTATCTTGAAGTTGGGCGCACTGGCCGGAGCGGTCGCCAGCGGATTCAAGAGCGTGTCAGCGTTGGCTGCCGAAGCCGTCGCCGGACGTTTAACCGGCGCAAACCTGAGCGGAACCGCTGATAAACTGAATTTCTTGCTGCAATTGGATGCGCCAATTGCTTACAAGGTTTTCACCCTCGACAAGCCGGATCGGGTGGTTATTGATTTAAAAAATACCACCATGCAAGGCAAGCTCAAGCAAGGGGCGCACGATCGTAAGCCAATCACGGGGATCCGCTATTCTGACCGCGAAGACGGCAGTTTGCGCGTGGTACTGGACGTTGCAGAGCGAGTCGCCGTCAAATCTTTATTAAGCGTAGACGGCGTTAATCATCTGCTTACCGTCAGCCTCAGCCCCACTGGGAAAGGCAGCAGCGGCAGTGGCAAATCGAAGACGCCCAAAAAATCCGCTCCAGAAGCAGACAAACCGGCGGGCTCTGAACCTTCTAAGGGCAAATTTATAGTGGTGATCGACCCTGGTCATGGTGGTAAAGATCCCGGTGCGGTTGGTGCTAACGGCACGCAGGAGAAAGAGGTGGTGTTGCAAGTTGCCCGCAAATTGAAAGCACGGATTGATCGTGAAAAAGGCATGAAAGCCATCCTCACCCGTGACAGTGATAAATTCATCCCCCTGCGTGAACGCATGGATATTGCGCATAAACACAAAGCCGATTTGTTTGTATCGGTACACGCGGATGCCAATCCCAGCTCGCGGGTCAGTGGCTCCTCGGTATATATTCTGTCTGAAAATGGTGCATCTAGCGAGGCGGCGCGGGTGCTGGCAGAAAGTGAAAACTCTTACGAATTAAAATTTGGCGGGCGCCATACCAGCGATAGAATTGCTTCCGTTTTGCTGGATTTGAGCCAGAATGCGATGATGGATCGCAGCTTGAGCTTGGCAAAAGGCGTGCTGAACGAACTCACCAAAGTGAATAACCCGTTGCGCCGCCGTGTTGAAAGTGCCCGCTTTGTGGTGTTACGCTCACCGGATATTCCATCGATGTTGGTAGAAACCGCATTTATCAGCAATCCTACGGAAGAAAAGCGCCTACGCACGGCTGAATACCAACAAAAGTTGGCGAGCGCGATGTTTCAAGGCATCAAGCGCTACCAGATTGCGTATGCGGACAGTGGGCGAGCCAATACCTGA
- a CDS encoding TusE/DsrC/DsvC family sulfur relay protein, whose amino-acid sequence MSVEIPARDGDGYLISMDDWTPEIGKAMAEADGVDLTDAKWEQIMKAREYYDDQAVVPPIRKFSKFINMDQKELFAQWKTGPMKPITKYGGLPKPTGCV is encoded by the coding sequence ATGAGTGTAGAAATCCCCGCACGCGATGGTGACGGCTACTTAATTAGCATGGATGACTGGACACCTGAAATTGGTAAAGCCATGGCTGAAGCCGATGGCGTCGATCTGACCGATGCCAAGTGGGAACAGATCATGAAAGCGCGTGAATATTACGACGATCAAGCTGTCGTACCCCCGATTCGCAAGTTCTCTAAATTCATTAACATGGATCAAAAAGAACTGTTTGCGCAATGGAAAACCGGCCCGATGAAGCCGATTACCAAATACGGCGGTTTGCCGAAGCCGACTGGCTGCGTGTAA
- a CDS encoding NAD(P)/FAD-dependent oxidoreductase produces the protein MQIPETYDVVILGAGAAGLMCAAIAGKRGRRVLLLDKADKIGKKILISGGGRCNFTNLHVNPAAYLSQNPHFCKSALARYTANDFLDLMRHYHLSWHEKTLGQLFCDQKAPAIVEMLWTECQQAAVTLRLNTDVTQIQRADAQFHLHTTQGAFQAASLVIATGGPSIPRMGATDFGSHIAKQFGLKNIPFSPALVPFTFDQTLLEGLFAGLAGVSTPVAVSCGDGYFREQMLFTHRGLSGPAMLQISSYWQTGAAVQIDLLPGLDAYAWLQTVQQQRPKAELKTLLAEVLPNRLAQRLCETVFPNRPLGQYGDKMLQSIAAQLHAWELTPAGTEGMRTAEVSLGGVDTRELSSKTLEARKVPGLYFIGETVDVTGWLGGYNFQWAWASGWCAGQYA, from the coding sequence ATGCAAATTCCAGAAACTTATGATGTGGTAATTCTCGGCGCAGGCGCGGCGGGATTAATGTGTGCAGCGATAGCCGGAAAACGCGGGCGGCGCGTGCTATTGCTCGATAAAGCCGACAAAATCGGCAAAAAAATTCTCATCTCCGGTGGCGGACGTTGTAATTTCACCAACTTGCACGTCAACCCAGCCGCTTATTTGTCGCAGAATCCCCACTTTTGTAAATCCGCACTGGCACGCTACACCGCCAACGATTTCCTCGATTTGATGCGTCATTACCACTTGAGCTGGCATGAAAAAACCTTGGGGCAACTGTTCTGTGACCAAAAAGCCCCCGCGATCGTGGAGATGTTGTGGACAGAGTGTCAACAAGCCGCTGTCACCTTACGCCTCAATACCGATGTCACTCAGATTCAGCGAGCAGACGCGCAATTTCACCTGCACACCACGCAAGGAGCGTTCCAAGCAGCGTCACTGGTGATTGCCACCGGCGGCCCCTCGATTCCACGCATGGGGGCAACCGATTTCGGCAGCCACATCGCCAAGCAGTTTGGCTTGAAAAACATTCCGTTTTCGCCTGCACTCGTGCCGTTCACCTTTGACCAGACTTTATTAGAAGGCTTATTTGCGGGCTTGGCAGGTGTTAGCACCCCAGTGGCAGTCAGTTGCGGGGACGGTTATTTTCGCGAACAGATGCTGTTTACGCATCGAGGCTTGAGTGGCCCGGCAATGTTGCAAATTTCATCGTATTGGCAAACAGGGGCGGCAGTGCAGATTGACTTGCTACCGGGGCTAGATGCTTATGCGTGGCTACAAACGGTGCAACAGCAACGCCCAAAAGCGGAATTGAAAACGCTGTTAGCCGAAGTCTTGCCCAATCGCTTGGCACAACGGCTGTGCGAAACCGTGTTTCCTAACCGACCGTTAGGGCAATACGGCGATAAAATGCTTCAGTCGATTGCCGCGCAATTGCACGCATGGGAATTAACCCCGGCGGGTACCGAAGGAATGCGCACGGCTGAAGTGAGTTTGGGTGGGGTGGATACGCGCGAGTTATCGTCTAAAACACTGGAAGCCCGCAAAGTGCCGGGGCTGTATTTCATTGGTGAAACCGTGGATGTCACCGGCTGGTTGGGGGGGTATAATTTTCAGTGGGCGTGGGCGTCGGGTTGGTGTGCGGGGCAATATGCTTAA
- the hrpA gene encoding ATP-dependent RNA helicase HrpA has translation MSNLIQRRALRLQNLPKPTYPEELPVAARRADILAAISAHQVIIICGETGSGKTTQLPKMCLELGRGVDGFIGHTQPRRIAARSVAARIAEELKTQLGQQVGYKVRFHDRCSPDSYIKLMTDGILLAEIQQDRYLRQYDTLIIDEAHERSLNIDFLLGYLKWLLPKRRDLKIIITSATIDPERFSRHFDNAPIINVSGRTYPVDIRYRPLIDVDAEEEFERDQTQAILEAVDELGREAPGDILIFLPGEREIRETAEALRKHHPPATEILPLFARLSNEEQHRIFEPHGQRRIVLATNVAETSLTVPGIKYVVDSGYARISRYSWRAGVQRLPIEKVSQASANQRSGRCGRVSNGITIRLYSEDDYNKRPVFTEPEILRTNLAAVILQLATMWTADIEGFPFVEPPDTRLIRDGYKLLFEIGAVDKNFNVTSSGHQLAKLPLDPRFGRMLLAANDNGALREVLIIVSALTLQDPRERPLDKQQASDEKHARFKDEQSDFLSFLKLWDYFHEQRKHLSQRKFRELCQKEFLSYMRLREWHDIHTQLHQMVLEMGGKENDTAASYDAIHLSLLTGLLGNIGMKDEEREYMGAGGRKFHLFPASSLRKKPPQWVMAAELVETSRLFGRTIAKIQPEWVEKLAEHLLRHHYTEPHWEQKQAQVAAFERTSLYGITITPRRKVSYGRIDPVTCREIFIRHALVYGEYRTAAPFFQHNAALIADIEMLEAKARRRDILADEHRLYAFYDQRIPAHVVNGHSFERWRKKAEQHDSQLLHLTHAYLMQREAEHEKSGQFPDSLQVQGMILPLSYHFDPKAEDDGVTVRLPLLGLNQLNPIRFEYLVPGMLEEKITALIRALPKHIRKQFVPAPDYARACMEAIEPSDTLPLQTSVEKQLLRMSGSQIPPEAWAAITLETHLQMRFEVADEAGNVIRSGRDLDTLRGKVHAQTRAELASKPVQSIERRGITTWDFGDLPELYWLEAGGTKLRTWPALVDANNSVSIRLFDNEADASNAHWQGVLRLFWLALPAEVKDVLKYVPQMQTLCLHYAATGKCEELKDSITHYVFRQAFKNHLTIRKQDSFTHALGECRSQIFPQTQEAARLITPILALYHDLRKQLKGKVQPAWLEAMNDISEQLNHLVYVGFLDAVSAEELRHFPRYLKGIQRRLQKLAENPTKDRVLRVQVQPYWDQWKAASTTLSQRRRSLSEVEGNWHEYRWMLEEFRISLFAQELGTARPVSAKRLEELWKKTTQ, from the coding sequence GTGAGCAACCTCATTCAACGCCGCGCTTTGCGCCTGCAAAATCTGCCCAAGCCAACTTACCCCGAAGAACTTCCGGTAGCCGCCCGTCGCGCTGACATCCTCGCCGCCATCAGTGCGCATCAAGTCATCATTATTTGCGGCGAAACCGGCTCAGGCAAAACCACCCAACTCCCCAAAATGTGTTTGGAATTGGGGCGTGGCGTGGATGGCTTTATCGGTCACACTCAGCCCCGCCGCATCGCTGCCCGCAGTGTCGCCGCACGGATTGCCGAAGAACTTAAGACGCAACTCGGTCAGCAAGTCGGTTACAAAGTGCGTTTCCACGACCGCTGCTCGCCGGACAGTTACATAAAACTCATGACCGACGGTATTTTGCTGGCAGAAATTCAGCAAGACCGCTACCTGCGCCAATACGACACCCTGATTATCGACGAAGCGCACGAACGCAGCCTCAATATCGACTTTCTACTCGGCTATCTCAAATGGCTGTTGCCGAAACGCCGTGATCTGAAAATCATCATTACCTCGGCAACGATTGACCCGGAACGCTTTTCCCGCCATTTTGACAATGCCCCGATCATCAATGTGTCGGGGCGAACTTACCCCGTCGACATCCGCTACCGCCCCTTGATCGACGTGGATGCCGAGGAAGAATTCGAGCGCGATCAAACCCAAGCCATTCTCGAAGCCGTCGATGAATTAGGCCGTGAAGCCCCCGGCGACATTCTGATTTTTCTGCCCGGCGAACGTGAAATCCGTGAAACTGCCGAAGCCTTGCGCAAACACCACCCGCCTGCCACCGAAATTCTGCCGCTGTTTGCGCGGCTTTCCAACGAAGAGCAGCACCGCATTTTTGAACCGCACGGGCAACGCCGCATTGTGTTAGCCACCAATGTCGCGGAAACCTCCCTTACTGTACCCGGCATTAAATACGTCGTCGATAGCGGTTATGCTCGCATTTCACGCTATTCATGGCGAGCCGGTGTGCAGCGTTTACCGATTGAAAAAGTCTCACAAGCCTCGGCGAATCAACGTTCTGGGCGCTGCGGGCGGGTTAGCAACGGCATCACTATCCGGCTTTACAGCGAAGACGATTACAACAAACGCCCGGTGTTTACCGAACCGGAAATCCTGCGCACCAATCTGGCGGCGGTTATCCTGCAACTCGCTACCATGTGGACGGCGGACATTGAAGGTTTCCCCTTTGTCGAACCACCGGATACTCGCCTGATTCGTGATGGCTACAAGCTGCTGTTTGAAATCGGTGCGGTCGATAAAAACTTCAACGTCACCAGCAGCGGGCATCAACTCGCCAAACTGCCACTCGACCCCCGCTTTGGGCGCATGTTACTGGCAGCAAACGACAACGGCGCATTACGCGAAGTGCTGATCATCGTCAGCGCCTTAACGTTGCAAGACCCGCGTGAACGCCCACTGGATAAACAACAAGCCTCTGACGAAAAACACGCCCGTTTCAAGGATGAGCAATCCGACTTCCTCAGCTTCCTCAAACTCTGGGATTATTTCCACGAGCAACGCAAGCACCTGTCACAACGCAAATTCCGCGAGTTGTGCCAGAAAGAATTCCTCTCCTACATGCGCCTGCGCGAATGGCACGACATTCACACCCAACTGCATCAAATGGTCTTGGAAATGGGTGGCAAGGAAAATGACACCGCAGCCAGTTACGACGCGATTCACCTCAGCCTGCTGACCGGCTTGCTCGGCAATATCGGCATGAAAGACGAAGAGCGCGAATACATGGGCGCGGGTGGACGCAAATTTCACCTGTTCCCCGCCTCCAGCCTGCGCAAAAAGCCACCGCAATGGGTCATGGCGGCCGAATTGGTGGAAACCTCGCGCCTATTCGGGCGCACCATCGCCAAAATTCAGCCCGAATGGGTGGAAAAACTCGCCGAACACCTGTTGCGCCATCATTACACCGAACCGCATTGGGAACAAAAACAAGCGCAAGTCGCCGCGTTTGAACGCACCTCGCTCTACGGCATCACCATCACCCCGCGCCGCAAAGTCAGCTACGGGCGCATTGATCCCGTCACCTGTCGCGAAATTTTTATTCGCCACGCCTTGGTATACGGCGAATACCGCACCGCCGCGCCGTTTTTCCAACACAATGCCGCACTCATCGCTGACATTGAAATGCTGGAAGCGAAAGCGCGTCGCCGCGACATTCTCGCCGACGAACACCGTTTGTATGCGTTTTATGACCAACGCATCCCCGCTCATGTTGTCAACGGGCATTCGTTCGAGCGCTGGCGCAAAAAAGCCGAACAGCACGACAGCCAATTGCTGCACCTCACCCACGCTTACCTGATGCAGCGCGAAGCAGAGCATGAAAAAAGCGGGCAATTCCCCGACAGCTTGCAGGTGCAAGGCATGATTCTGCCGTTAAGCTACCACTTTGACCCCAAGGCCGAAGACGATGGCGTCACCGTGCGTTTACCCTTGCTGGGGCTAAATCAACTCAACCCCATCCGCTTCGAGTACTTAGTACCGGGCATGTTGGAAGAAAAAATCACCGCGCTGATTCGTGCCTTGCCCAAACACATCCGCAAACAGTTTGTACCCGCACCGGATTACGCCCGTGCCTGCATGGAAGCCATCGAGCCGAGCGACACCTTGCCCTTGCAAACCTCGGTGGAAAAACAGCTATTACGCATGAGTGGCAGCCAAATTCCACCCGAAGCGTGGGCAGCCATTACGCTGGAAACACACTTGCAAATGCGCTTTGAAGTCGCCGATGAAGCAGGCAACGTGATTCGCAGCGGACGCGATTTGGATACATTGCGCGGTAAAGTTCACGCGCAAACCCGTGCGGAACTGGCATCTAAACCCGTGCAATCCATCGAACGGCGCGGCATTACGACGTGGGATTTTGGCGATTTACCCGAACTCTATTGGCTGGAAGCAGGCGGCACGAAATTGCGCACCTGGCCTGCCTTAGTCGATGCCAACAACAGTGTCAGCATTCGCTTATTTGACAATGAAGCCGATGCCAGCAACGCCCATTGGCAGGGTGTATTGCGCCTGTTTTGGCTGGCGTTACCCGCTGAAGTGAAAGACGTACTGAAATACGTGCCGCAAATGCAAACCTTGTGCCTGCACTACGCCGCCACCGGCAAATGCGAGGAGCTTAAAGACAGCATCACCCACTACGTGTTCCGGCAAGCATTTAAAAACCACCTCACCATCCGCAAGCAGGACAGCTTTACCCACGCACTGGGCGAATGCCGCTCACAAATTTTCCCGCAAACCCAAGAAGCGGCGCGTCTGATCACCCCGATACTCGCACTGTACCATGACTTGCGTAAACAGTTGAAAGGCAAAGTGCAACCGGCATGGTTAGAAGCCATGAATGACATCAGCGAACAATTGAACCATTTGGTGTACGTAGGATTTTTGGACGCAGTATCGGCGGAGGAGTTGCGGCACTTTCCGCGTTACCTCAAAGGCATTCAGCGACGTTTGCAAAAATTGGCGGAGAACCCGACCAAAGACAGGGTGTTACGGGTGCAAGTACAACCCTACTGGGATCAATGGAAAGCGGCTTCGACTACGCTCAGCCAGCGGCGGCGTTCCCTGAGCGAAGTCGAAGGGAATTGGCACGAGTACCGCTGGATGTTGGAAGAATTCCGAATATCGCTATTTGCGCAGGAGCTAGGAACCGCAAGGCCGGTATCAGCCAAGCGGTTAGAAGAACTGTGGAAGAAAACTACCCAGTGA